A section of the Roseovarius sp. W115 genome encodes:
- a CDS encoding TRAP transporter small permease subunit, which translates to MAGASTVLQDSSLLSRLDRGLLQLERVFALFSGLAAFSLMFLAAYSVSGREFFGAPLPGYVDWIELLMPLIAIMGVSYVQREGGHIRMDILIGQLNGRILWALELIAILLILLLMVALVWGSWSHFDRSFDMSKPLWSRDSTIDIGLPIWPAKLLVPVAFSVLCLRLCLQAWGYARALVLGLERPVAVPLKMTVAEQAAAEAEQLEGRD; encoded by the coding sequence ATGGCCGGCGCATCCACTGTATTACAAGATTCCAGCCTGCTCAGTCGGCTGGACCGGGGCTTGCTACAGCTTGAACGTGTGTTCGCGCTCTTTAGTGGTCTTGCTGCCTTTTCCTTGATGTTTCTTGCCGCCTATTCGGTCAGTGGGCGCGAGTTTTTTGGCGCACCTTTGCCCGGCTATGTCGATTGGATTGAGCTTTTGATGCCGCTTATTGCGATCATGGGGGTGTCCTATGTTCAGCGCGAAGGCGGGCATATTCGCATGGATATTCTGATTGGTCAGCTCAACGGCCGCATTCTCTGGGCGCTGGAATTGATCGCTATCCTGTTGATCTTGCTCCTGATGGTGGCGCTGGTATGGGGGAGTTGGTCGCACTTTGATCGCAGCTTTGACATGAGCAAACCGCTGTGGAGCCGGGATAGCACGATAGATATTGGCCTGCCGATTTGGCCTGCGAAACTTCTTGTCCCAGTCGCGTTTTCTGTTCTGTGTCTGCGCTTATGTTTGCAAGCTTGGGGATACGCGCGCGCGCTGGTGCTCGGGTTGGAACGGCCCGTTGCAGTGCCTCTCAAGATGACAGTGGCAGAACAAGCTGCAGCGGAAGCAGAACAGTTGGAGGGTCGCGACTGA
- a CDS encoding TRAP transporter large permease, with translation MDPITIGLWTTAGMLAMVVLGMRVAFAAGLAGFLGLIWLRWNGFDYDPARFWKAVEISVKVAGQVPHSKVSAHALSLIPTFILIGYLAYYAGLTRALFEAAKRWIAWVPGGLAVSTVFATAGFAAVSGASVATAAVFARIAIPEMLKVGYNKQFAAGVVAAGGTLASLIPPSAILVIYALIVEQDVGKLLLAGFIPGVFSAFVYAILIITIAMVFKSVGPPVSGFTWRERFASLPPALPIVAVVVIIIFFVYNPFGDAWGTPTEGGAVGAFIVFLMALYRGMGWGELKSALIETAKLTVMIFSIIWGVLIYVRFLGFADLPGAFSDWLTALEMSPWLILVCILLAYAVLGMFMDAIGMLLLTLPVVYPAVMALNGGEDVLAVDSTFGMSGEMCAIWFGILVVKMAEFCLITPPIGLNCFVVAGVRDDLSVQDVFKGVTPFFIADAITIALLVAFPAIVLWLPSLA, from the coding sequence ATGGACCCAATAACAATCGGACTTTGGACCACCGCCGGCATGTTGGCCATGGTTGTTCTCGGCATGCGCGTGGCGTTTGCTGCGGGTTTGGCTGGCTTCCTTGGGCTGATTTGGCTGCGTTGGAATGGCTTTGACTATGATCCCGCCCGGTTCTGGAAGGCGGTTGAAATAAGCGTCAAGGTGGCAGGACAAGTGCCGCATTCAAAGGTATCGGCGCATGCGCTTAGCCTGATTCCGACATTCATTCTTATTGGATATTTGGCCTACTACGCCGGGTTGACACGTGCTCTTTTCGAAGCAGCAAAACGTTGGATCGCCTGGGTGCCGGGGGGCTTGGCGGTCTCGACAGTGTTCGCCACTGCAGGATTCGCTGCGGTCTCCGGGGCCAGCGTCGCCACGGCGGCGGTTTTTGCGCGGATCGCGATCCCAGAGATGCTCAAAGTCGGCTACAACAAGCAATTTGCAGCAGGTGTCGTGGCTGCTGGTGGTACCCTGGCTAGCCTTATTCCGCCTTCTGCAATTCTGGTGATCTATGCATTGATCGTCGAACAGGACGTGGGAAAGCTTTTGCTGGCTGGTTTCATCCCCGGTGTCTTCTCGGCGTTTGTCTATGCCATTTTGATCATCACTATCGCCATGGTTTTCAAATCGGTTGGGCCGCCTGTCAGCGGTTTTACATGGCGAGAGCGTTTCGCCTCGCTGCCACCGGCCTTGCCGATTGTCGCTGTGGTCGTGATTATCATCTTCTTTGTCTACAACCCTTTCGGCGATGCCTGGGGCACACCAACCGAAGGCGGTGCCGTGGGCGCTTTCATCGTGTTTCTCATGGCACTCTATCGCGGTATGGGTTGGGGAGAGCTAAAGTCTGCACTCATTGAGACAGCGAAGCTCACTGTCATGATCTTCTCGATCATCTGGGGTGTGCTGATCTACGTTCGCTTCCTCGGTTTTGCCGACTTGCCTGGCGCGTTCTCAGATTGGCTGACCGCTTTGGAAATGTCACCGTGGCTCATTCTGGTCTGCATCCTTTTGGCTTATGCGGTTCTTGGCATGTTCATGGATGCCATTGGCATGCTCTTGCTTACGCTGCCCGTGGTTTATCCTGCGGTTATGGCGCTCAATGGTGGAGAGGATGTTTTGGCCGTTGACAGCACCTTTGGCATGTCAGGTGAGATGTGCGCGATCTGGTTCGGCATCCTAGTTGTCAAAATGGCGGAGTTTTGTCTCATCACACCTCCTATTGGCCTCAACTGTTTCGTGGTTGCGGGCGTACGTGATGATCTGAGCGTGCAGGATGTGTTCAAGGGTGTGACGCCATTCTTCATCGCAGATGCCATCACGATTGCCTTGCTCGTGGCCTTTCCAGCCATCGTGCTTTGGCTGCCGAGTTTGGCATAG
- a CDS encoding CocE/NonD family hydrolase: MKTITEFPHEIEVLDPVFIEMSDGVRLVAKIWKPKGTEQVPAILEYLPYRRSDGTAERDALTHPYFAGHGYAAIRVDMRGSGDSEGVMEGEYLKQEQDDALEVINWITSQPWCSGSVGMIGISWGGFNGLQVAARQPEALKAIVSICSTDDRYADDIHYMGGCLMMDNPWWSSYMFSLNTTPPDPLVAGNKCQEIWLERLRGSGFWISDWLRHQRRDDFWKHGSVCEDFSQIKAAVYAVGGWADGYSNAVFRLMEGLDSPCKGLVGPWAHKYPHFAKPGPAIGFLQECLRWWDYWLKGIETGIMDEPALRAWVQDGVSPQTFYDHRPGRWAATESWPSQQVKQEIWHLNSTGLEPVAQNAQALTLCSPQTVGMAGGRWCAFGLDPDGPGDQRAEAGGSLVFDTPVLEVDFSILGAPELELELESDQPVAMIAAVLSDVMPDGAATRVSYGVLNLTHRDDHEHPTPLTPGKRYRVGLKLNDCGHRFAAGHKLRIALSTTYWPVIWPMPEKVTLQIVTGQSTVALPVRHASDLDAELPEFLPPEGAEPLDIEQLSNPEFENGFQTDLITGEVTYRLKVDEGRVRHNDHDGWTTASTHEEIYRIHPDDPLSASFDVTWTEEVSRGAWQVTTRTRTRMHATKTHFVLKGELEAYFGEEEIYRQTWDEEIPRDLV, translated from the coding sequence ATGAAAACCATCACTGAGTTTCCTCACGAGATTGAGGTGCTGGACCCGGTATTTATCGAGATGTCCGATGGCGTGCGCCTGGTTGCCAAAATCTGGAAACCCAAAGGCACGGAACAGGTTCCAGCTATCCTGGAATATCTGCCTTACCGCCGCAGTGATGGCACTGCGGAGAGGGATGCGCTGACCCATCCGTATTTCGCAGGCCATGGCTATGCGGCGATCCGCGTGGATATGCGTGGCTCAGGTGACAGTGAAGGTGTAATGGAGGGGGAGTATCTCAAGCAGGAACAGGATGACGCGCTTGAGGTGATCAACTGGATAACCTCGCAACCGTGGTGCAGCGGCTCGGTGGGTATGATTGGCATTTCGTGGGGCGGGTTCAACGGGTTGCAAGTGGCAGCACGGCAGCCCGAAGCGCTCAAGGCCATAGTATCCATTTGTTCGACCGATGATCGCTATGCGGATGACATCCACTATATGGGCGGTTGCCTGATGATGGATAACCCATGGTGGTCCAGCTACATGTTTTCGCTCAACACCACCCCGCCAGACCCTTTGGTTGCCGGTAACAAGTGTCAAGAAATCTGGTTGGAGCGTCTTAGGGGCAGTGGGTTCTGGATTTCGGACTGGTTGCGGCATCAGCGCCGGGATGACTTCTGGAAACATGGTTCGGTCTGCGAGGATTTCTCGCAGATCAAGGCGGCGGTCTACGCTGTTGGTGGTTGGGCAGATGGGTATTCCAACGCCGTGTTTCGCCTTATGGAAGGATTGGACAGCCCTTGTAAGGGTCTTGTAGGGCCGTGGGCGCACAAGTACCCGCATTTTGCCAAACCGGGTCCGGCGATTGGGTTTTTGCAAGAATGCCTGCGCTGGTGGGACTATTGGCTGAAAGGCATTGAGACCGGCATCATGGATGAACCCGCTCTGCGCGCTTGGGTGCAGGATGGTGTGTCGCCACAGACGTTTTACGACCATCGTCCGGGACGGTGGGCTGCAACCGAAAGCTGGCCGAGCCAACAGGTAAAGCAAGAGATTTGGCACCTCAACTCAACGGGTCTTGAGCCTGTGGCACAGAATGCCCAAGCATTGACTCTCTGTTCCCCTCAGACAGTCGGCATGGCTGGCGGCAGGTGGTGTGCCTTTGGGCTCGATCCCGACGGTCCCGGGGATCAGCGCGCCGAAGCGGGTGGGTCGCTGGTGTTTGATACTCCTGTACTGGAAGTGGATTTTAGCATTCTCGGTGCGCCGGAGCTTGAGCTAGAATTGGAAAGTGATCAGCCTGTGGCAATGATCGCTGCGGTGCTGAGTGACGTGATGCCTGATGGGGCCGCAACACGCGTCAGCTACGGTGTCCTCAATCTGACGCACCGCGATGATCATGAACATCCTACGCCTTTGACCCCCGGCAAGCGCTATCGCGTGGGTCTCAAACTGAACGATTGTGGGCACAGGTTTGCGGCTGGCCACAAACTGCGTATCGCGCTTTCAACGACGTACTGGCCAGTGATCTGGCCCATGCCCGAAAAGGTCACGCTGCAGATTGTGACGGGGCAAAGTACGGTTGCACTACCAGTGCGCCACGCCTCAGACCTGGATGCCGAACTACCAGAGTTTCTACCACCAGAAGGCGCTGAGCCTCTTGATATAGAACAGCTTTCCAATCCTGAATTTGAGAATGGGTTCCAAACTGATCTGATCACCGGAGAGGTCACCTATCGTCTCAAGGTGGATGAGGGCCGGGTGCGTCACAACGATCATGATGGTTGGACCACAGCATCCACGCATGAAGAGATTTATCGCATTCACCCGGATGATCCATTGAGCGCATCGTTTGACGTGACGTGGACAGAGGAGGTGTCGCGCGGCGCGTGGCAAGTGACAACACGCACCCGAACACGCATGCACGCGACAAAGACGCACTTCGTTTTGAAAGGTGAACTAGAAGCGTATTTTGGCGAGGAAGAGATATACCGTCAAACCTGGGATGAGGAAATTCCCCGCGATCTGGTCTAG
- a CDS encoding GlxA family transcriptional regulator, with amino-acid sequence MPEDTQFNILVVVTPHFNVLATMGFLDPFRAANYLEGQVRFRWQIASEAGGPCMASNGIEVTTRALPEDRADLVVVSSSWTPERHSTPALQSALRRWARQGATLAGLDTGAFILAEAGLLTNKRATVHYEHIDAFGETHPECEVSEELFVFDGNRLTCAGGSASTDFALNILRGLEGDALANDAARYILHQSVRPMGSPQNAAPVEPLGNTAPGSVRRAISIMEKNLETPLSIAEVCQQARISHRQLDRLFRDYVKKTPQLYYRDIRLDRARGLVTQTEMPLSEVAVASGFANQVHFSRAYKARFGLPPLKDRIEGRVPFEFRAWPMHRKA; translated from the coding sequence ATGCCCGAAGATACGCAATTCAATATCCTTGTTGTCGTGACGCCGCATTTCAATGTGCTGGCCACAATGGGATTTCTCGATCCGTTTCGCGCGGCGAACTATCTGGAGGGGCAGGTGCGTTTCCGTTGGCAGATCGCGTCCGAGGCGGGTGGTCCTTGTATGGCCAGCAATGGCATTGAGGTGACGACACGAGCCTTGCCAGAAGACCGGGCCGACTTGGTGGTCGTCTCCAGCAGTTGGACACCTGAACGCCACAGCACGCCTGCCTTGCAATCCGCTTTGCGGCGCTGGGCGCGACAGGGGGCCACTTTGGCGGGACTCGATACAGGGGCTTTCATTCTTGCCGAGGCAGGATTGCTCACCAATAAGCGCGCCACGGTTCACTACGAACATATTGATGCCTTTGGCGAGACTCATCCGGAGTGTGAGGTCAGCGAAGAGCTCTTTGTCTTTGACGGCAATCGTCTCACCTGTGCCGGTGGGAGCGCATCGACGGATTTTGCCCTTAACATTCTGCGCGGGTTGGAGGGTGATGCGCTTGCCAACGATGCGGCACGCTACATCCTGCATCAAAGCGTACGCCCTATGGGCAGCCCACAAAATGCGGCACCGGTCGAACCATTGGGAAACACGGCGCCCGGGTCGGTCCGGCGGGCGATTTCCATCATGGAAAAGAACCTGGAGACGCCGCTTTCGATTGCCGAGGTCTGCCAACAGGCGCGCATTTCGCACCGACAACTGGACCGGTTGTTTCGCGACTATGTGAAAAAGACGCCGCAGCTGTATTACCGTGATATTCGCCTTGATCGTGCGCGTGGATTGGTCACACAAACCGAGATGCCTTTGTCTGAAGTGGCCGTTGCCTCTGGCTTTGCCAATCAAGTCCATTTCAGCCGGGCCTACAAAGCGCGATTCGGGCTGCCGCCGCTCAAAGATCGGATTGAAGGTCGGGTTCCGTTTGAGTTTCGCGCCTGGCCGATGCATCGCAAGGCATGA
- a CDS encoding aromatic ring-hydroxylating oxygenase subunit alpha, with the protein MTERPNQSEFEAISRGYSADASKSLSLRAEAYVEPRWYDIDQRAVFAKTWQWVCHVEKLRNPGSYLTTQIAGHPIAIVRDREGALRAFYNVCKHRAHELLSGEGETTRIMCPYHAWVYKLDGQLVRAPETEGLKDFDMGQICLDQVQVEEFCGFVFVNLDPKAASLSEQSGDLETEIRHWAPDIEQLTFGRRLTYDIKSNWKNVVDNFLECYHCPTAHKDFCDLVDMDTYKVTTHGIYSSHMADAGKGSNTAYDVSNATVRTHAVWWLWPTTCLMRYPGRSSMIVLNIIPVGPDRTLETYDFFLETPDPDPMELDAMRYLDEVLQVEDINLVESVQRGMNTPAFTQGRIVNDPSGSGKSEHAVHHFHGLVLDAYERAVG; encoded by the coding sequence ATGACCGAACGGCCCAATCAGTCAGAATTCGAAGCCATTTCCCGGGGCTATTCCGCTGATGCGTCAAAATCGCTGTCACTGCGCGCTGAAGCCTATGTCGAGCCGCGCTGGTACGACATTGATCAAAGGGCCGTGTTTGCCAAGACCTGGCAATGGGTGTGTCACGTTGAGAAACTGCGCAACCCCGGATCCTATTTGACCACTCAGATTGCAGGCCATCCCATTGCAATTGTCCGCGACCGCGAGGGCGCATTGCGTGCCTTTTACAATGTTTGCAAGCACCGTGCGCATGAGCTTTTGTCAGGCGAAGGCGAGACGACGCGCATCATGTGCCCGTACCATGCCTGGGTCTATAAACTTGACGGTCAACTCGTGCGCGCACCCGAGACCGAAGGTCTTAAGGACTTCGATATGGGGCAGATCTGTCTCGATCAGGTACAGGTCGAAGAATTCTGCGGGTTTGTGTTCGTTAACCTTGATCCTAAGGCCGCATCTCTGAGTGAGCAGTCGGGCGACCTGGAAACGGAAATACGCCACTGGGCTCCGGATATCGAGCAACTGACCTTTGGCCGTCGCCTAACCTATGACATCAAGTCCAACTGGAAGAACGTCGTCGACAATTTTCTCGAATGCTACCACTGCCCGACAGCACACAAGGATTTCTGCGATCTGGTCGACATGGACACCTACAAGGTCACGACGCATGGAATTTATTCCTCGCATATGGCCGATGCGGGCAAAGGGTCAAACACGGCTTATGACGTCTCAAACGCTACGGTGCGCACCCATGCTGTCTGGTGGCTTTGGCCGACAACTTGCCTGATGCGCTATCCGGGGCGGTCGTCGATGATCGTTCTCAACATCATTCCTGTTGGACCTGACCGAACGTTGGAAACCTATGATTTCTTCCTTGAGACACCTGACCCGGATCCGATGGAGCTTGATGCGATGCGCTATCTTGACGAGGTGCTTCAGGTCGAGGACATCAATCTGGTCGAAAGCGTGCAGCGCGGGATGAACACACCCGCCTTCACCCAAGGACGCATTGTCAATGATCCGTCAGGCTCGGGCAAATCCGAGCATGCGGTGCACCACTTCCATGGGTTGGTTTTGGACGCTTACGAACGAGCCGTAGGATGA
- the betC gene encoding choline-sulfatase encodes MSADVPNIVVIMADQLAPHFTGAYGHPIAKTPHLDALAARGVRFDAAYCNSPLCAPSRFAFMSGQLISRIAAYDNASEFRASVPTFAHYMRMLGYRTCLSGKMHFVGPDQMHGFQDRVTTDIYPADFAWTPDWEAADERIDKWYHNMQTVKESGPAVATFQTDYDDEVGFAARRWLIDRGRDRAAGDAAPFLLVASFIHPHDPYVAKPEWWNLYSDDQIDMPEVGLPPEAQDPFSKRIMDGIEASYVPLTDEEVRRARRAYLANVSYFDSKIGEIVKTLDEMGETENTIVIVTADHGDMLGARGLWYKMNFFEHSARVPLVMAGPGVAQGVVSNACSLVDMLPTFVDLGGGDTGIFGEPVDGRSLVPLMRGETDTADEAIGEYCAEMTPAPVFMIRRGRFKFIHCDVDPPQLYDLENDPSELVNLANDAAYTEQAAAFASEVTARWDSEKLKTDIVSTQRTRRALHAAMEAGASETWDYNPPRDASQEYVRNHMDWTVAASRYRFPPLGKEEG; translated from the coding sequence ATGAGCGCCGATGTGCCAAACATCGTTGTCATTATGGCCGATCAACTGGCCCCGCACTTTACCGGGGCGTACGGACATCCCATAGCCAAGACACCGCACCTAGATGCTTTGGCTGCGCGCGGGGTGCGGTTTGATGCGGCCTATTGCAACTCGCCTCTCTGCGCGCCCTCGCGCTTTGCTTTCATGTCTGGCCAACTTATCAGCCGGATTGCCGCCTATGACAACGCGTCCGAGTTTCGCGCCTCTGTTCCGACTTTTGCACATTACATGCGGATGCTGGGCTATCGAACCTGCCTGAGTGGCAAGATGCACTTTGTTGGCCCGGATCAGATGCATGGCTTTCAGGACCGGGTCACGACCGACATATACCCGGCTGATTTTGCCTGGACGCCGGATTGGGAAGCTGCCGATGAGCGGATCGATAAGTGGTATCACAATATGCAGACGGTCAAGGAAAGCGGACCGGCGGTGGCCACGTTCCAGACCGACTATGACGATGAGGTCGGTTTTGCCGCGCGTCGTTGGTTGATTGACCGAGGACGGGATCGCGCGGCAGGGGATGCAGCACCATTTCTATTGGTGGCGAGTTTCATTCACCCACATGATCCATATGTGGCGAAACCGGAATGGTGGAACCTTTATTCCGACGATCAAATTGACATGCCCGAGGTCGGTTTACCGCCGGAGGCGCAAGATCCCTTCTCCAAACGGATCATGGACGGCATCGAAGCCAGCTACGTGCCCCTAACCGACGAAGAAGTGCGCCGTGCGCGCCGTGCCTATCTTGCCAATGTCAGCTACTTCGACAGCAAAATCGGTGAGATCGTCAAAACGCTCGATGAGATGGGTGAAACCGAGAACACCATAGTCATTGTCACGGCGGATCACGGTGACATGCTCGGCGCGCGTGGGTTGTGGTACAAGATGAATTTCTTTGAACATTCCGCACGCGTCCCGCTGGTCATGGCCGGACCGGGCGTTGCGCAGGGCGTTGTGTCAAACGCCTGTTCACTGGTTGATATGTTGCCGACATTCGTAGACTTGGGCGGTGGCGATACCGGTATCTTTGGGGAACCGGTTGATGGCCGCAGCCTGGTTCCGCTTATGCGCGGCGAAACGGATACCGCAGATGAAGCCATCGGCGAGTATTGCGCGGAAATGACGCCTGCGCCGGTGTTCATGATCCGCCGAGGTCGATTCAAATTCATACACTGCGATGTTGATCCGCCGCAGCTCTATGATCTGGAAAATGACCCCTCAGAGCTGGTCAATCTGGCCAATGACGCCGCCTATACCGAACAGGCAGCAGCGTTTGCTTCAGAAGTCACCGCGCGTTGGGACAGCGAGAAGCTAAAAACCGACATTGTCTCCACGCAACGCACACGGCGCGCGTTGCATGCGGCGATGGAGGCTGGTGCATCGGAAACCTGGGACTACAACCCGCCACGTGATGCAAGCCAGGAATATGTGCGTAACCACATGGACTGGACGGTTGCCGCGTCCCGCTACAGGTTCCCGCCACTTGGAAAGGAAGAAGGATGA
- a CDS encoding SDR family NAD(P)-dependent oxidoreductase, whose translation MILKGKVAVVTGGRGGIGRAICDRFEREGATVYAADLNASGSFGKPEDSARFLKLDVTSEDNVRTVMDHVGTEHQRLDILVNAAGIEIEKTIEETSLEEWNQSFAVNVTGTFLTSKYALPLMRKAAQGATSASIINFGSYDGFIADPGLAAYCATKGAVHALTRAMACDHGPEGIRVNAICPGYVDTPMLQSFFTGEGSGGGGQSIDQLQKAVRDVHPMRTYGTPEDIANLVNWLASDEARYASGQLWVLDGGLSAQVQQMRL comes from the coding sequence ATGATCTTGAAGGGTAAAGTGGCCGTTGTCACGGGTGGTCGTGGGGGCATAGGGCGCGCAATCTGTGACCGGTTCGAGCGTGAAGGCGCGACGGTCTATGCTGCAGACCTAAATGCGTCTGGATCGTTTGGAAAACCTGAGGACAGTGCTCGTTTTCTCAAGCTGGACGTGACCAGCGAAGATAATGTTCGCACTGTCATGGACCATGTTGGCACTGAACACCAACGTTTGGACATTCTGGTCAATGCCGCCGGAATTGAGATCGAGAAGACGATTGAAGAGACCAGTTTAGAGGAGTGGAACCAGTCCTTTGCAGTGAATGTGACGGGTACATTTCTGACTTCGAAGTATGCGCTGCCCCTCATGCGGAAAGCAGCGCAAGGGGCGACTAGCGCCAGCATTATCAACTTTGGTTCTTATGACGGGTTTATCGCCGACCCTGGTCTGGCGGCCTATTGCGCCACGAAAGGAGCCGTTCACGCACTCACCCGTGCGATGGCCTGTGACCATGGCCCAGAAGGTATCCGAGTAAACGCTATCTGCCCCGGCTATGTCGATACGCCGATGTTGCAGAGCTTTTTCACCGGGGAAGGTTCAGGCGGTGGCGGCCAGAGCATTGATCAATTGCAAAAGGCTGTGCGCGATGTGCATCCCATGCGCACTTATGGCACGCCCGAGGACATCGCCAATCTGGTAAACTGGTTGGCCAGCGACGAAGCGCGCTATGCCTCGGGGCAGCTTTGGGTGCTGGATGGCGGGTTGTCGGCCCAAGTGCAGCAGATGCGGTTGTGA
- a CDS encoding SDR family NAD(P)-dependent oxidoreductase: MRLAKKKALITGGRQGIGRGIVDAFLAEGAQVWTCGRSARPEDLPDAVGWMQADVSQVEAVETLAEGLDTLDVLVNNAGVQVEKTVVDSTDKDWDTVVGANCCGVFNMCRALIPKMNTGGAIINIGSISGHVADPGMALYNASKAFVHGLTRSIAVDHGPRIRCNAICPGWINTGMLEAGFDLARDPAAARKDALLRHPVGRFGHPEDIAAMAVWLASDDASFATGQMFTVDGGMTAASPLNPGMF, translated from the coding sequence ATGCGACTGGCAAAGAAGAAGGCACTTATCACTGGTGGACGGCAAGGGATTGGCCGTGGCATCGTTGATGCTTTTTTGGCGGAAGGGGCGCAGGTCTGGACCTGCGGTCGCAGCGCACGGCCAGAAGACTTGCCAGACGCGGTGGGTTGGATGCAGGCAGACGTGTCCCAGGTTGAAGCTGTCGAGACCTTGGCCGAAGGCTTAGACACACTTGATGTGCTGGTGAACAACGCAGGTGTTCAAGTTGAAAAAACAGTTGTCGACAGCACAGACAAAGATTGGGACACGGTTGTAGGCGCGAATTGCTGTGGTGTGTTCAACATGTGTCGTGCGCTGATCCCCAAGATGAATACAGGCGGTGCCATCATTAATATCGGGTCCATTTCGGGCCACGTCGCCGATCCCGGCATGGCGCTCTACAATGCGTCCAAGGCTTTTGTGCATGGTTTGACGCGGTCCATTGCGGTGGATCATGGGCCACGAATTCGGTGCAATGCAATTTGCCCCGGTTGGATCAACACCGGCATGCTGGAGGCGGGGTTTGATCTGGCGCGTGATCCTGCCGCTGCGCGCAAAGATGCTCTGTTGCGCCATCCTGTCGGACGCTTTGGACATCCCGAAGACATCGCGGCCATGGCGGTTTGGCTTGCATCTGATGATGCCTCATTTGCGACAGGTCAGATGTTCACCGTGGATGGCGGCATGACAGCAGCCTCGCCTCTCAATCCGGGAATGTTCTAA
- a CDS encoding 3-hydroxyacyl-CoA dehydrogenase NAD-binding domain-containing protein, with protein MANFEKTACLGAGVIGASWTALFLASGRSVAVYDPAPDAEKLVRDYITRAWPVMEALGLTERGDPEAVTFHLDASEAAKSADFIQESVPERIAIKHGLFAEIEPHLKVDAVLASSASGLTLGQMQAGSKNPSRMILGHPFNPPHLIPLVEIMGNEHTAEGVIEAAEAFYADVGKTTIRVQKEVPGHVANRLQAAVWREAIHLVQSGVASVADVDKAMSAGPGLRWAAMGPTMLFNLGAGPGGLAAFCDHFSDTFNGWWDDLGAPVLDDPTADMLVEGVAEAADGRSVQELSAERDRMILAMQQALRAKP; from the coding sequence ATGGCCAATTTTGAAAAAACCGCCTGCCTTGGGGCTGGTGTGATAGGTGCAAGCTGGACTGCGCTCTTTTTGGCGTCCGGGCGATCCGTAGCGGTTTACGATCCGGCACCGGACGCGGAAAAACTGGTGCGGGACTACATCACACGCGCCTGGCCTGTCATGGAGGCGCTTGGGTTAACTGAACGGGGTGATCCTGAGGCTGTCACGTTTCATTTGGATGCGAGCGAAGCTGCTAAGAGTGCTGATTTCATTCAGGAAAGTGTACCTGAACGCATAGCAATCAAGCATGGGCTTTTTGCCGAGATTGAACCACATCTCAAAGTGGACGCGGTTCTTGCCAGCTCGGCCTCTGGCCTGACGCTTGGGCAGATGCAGGCTGGTTCGAAGAACCCGTCGCGTATGATTTTGGGTCATCCGTTCAATCCGCCGCACTTGATTCCATTGGTGGAAATCATGGGAAATGAACACACCGCAGAAGGCGTGATAGAGGCGGCGGAAGCATTCTACGCGGATGTGGGAAAAACGACGATCCGAGTACAAAAAGAAGTGCCGGGCCATGTCGCCAATCGTCTTCAGGCGGCCGTCTGGCGAGAGGCGATCCATCTGGTGCAATCCGGTGTGGCCAGTGTTGCCGACGTGGACAAGGCAATGAGCGCGGGGCCAGGTTTGCGCTGGGCGGCGATGGGGCCAACGATGCTCTTTAACCTTGGCGCTGGGCCGGGTGGGCTCGCTGCTTTTTGCGATCACTTCAGTGATACGTTCAATGGCTGGTGGGATGATTTAGGCGCACCGGTGCTTGATGATCCGACGGCGGATATGTTGGTCGAGGGTGTTGCTGAGGCCGCAGATGGTCGTTCCGTGCAAGAGTTGTCAGCAGAGCGTGACCGTATGATCCTGGCCATGCAACAAGCCCTGCGTGCAAAACCCTGA